In Sedimenticola thiotaurini, the following proteins share a genomic window:
- a CDS encoding 4Fe-4S binding protein translates to MNESITDTTRIRNLRAREAALEAVAGLETTATDLVDYQSRGRVLIIGGNEALEFAPRLRPPLHAQVLLTDGEELPGVPVISQGGRTLRIDGHLGAFRLQLGEPDKPNGELVTADLILDLGAVPQLAMPMKPPGYICSSSDEPDLTRAAEQLAELVGTFDKPRYFDYDPSICAHGRSGQIACTRCMDTCPAEAISSLVEQISVDPYRCQGGGVCTTVCPSGAIRYRYPQPADTLERVRLMLNSYRQAGGFNPVLVIYADGDGEPPTLSPHMLPLQVEELASVGLEVWLSALAYGAESVLLMERNALPERVATAVKQQLLTAGEILAALGYPADAIRLLDGADLTDGDGSGAVAIAPANYSARGGKRQVAYLAIDHLYEQSPGQRPLVELTVGAPFGTAQVAADACTLCLACVSACPGHALLAGQEEPQLRFIEANCLQCGICTRTCPEDAIWITPRLLFNRQERNRVRLLHREPPFCCSECGKPFATRSVIENMLQKLEGHWMFQDGRARHRLTLCEDCRVVDIVQDPEAMAQGVKGETLQ, encoded by the coding sequence ATGAATGAATCCATAACCGACACGACCCGGATACGCAATCTGCGTGCGCGAGAGGCCGCACTGGAAGCGGTTGCCGGCCTGGAAACAACAGCCACTGACCTGGTTGACTACCAGTCCCGGGGGCGGGTGTTGATTATCGGAGGCAATGAGGCGCTGGAGTTTGCCCCCCGGTTGCGTCCGCCCCTGCATGCCCAGGTGCTGTTAACCGATGGCGAAGAGCTGCCCGGCGTACCGGTCATCTCCCAGGGCGGACGAACCCTCCGTATTGATGGTCACCTGGGGGCATTTCGCTTGCAGTTGGGCGAACCGGACAAACCCAACGGGGAGCTGGTCACGGCGGATCTGATCCTGGATCTGGGGGCGGTGCCGCAACTGGCGATGCCGATGAAGCCGCCGGGTTACATCTGCAGCAGCAGTGATGAACCCGATCTGACCCGGGCGGCTGAACAGCTCGCTGAACTGGTGGGTACTTTCGACAAACCGCGCTACTTCGATTACGACCCATCGATCTGTGCCCATGGCCGGTCCGGCCAGATCGCCTGTACCCGCTGTATGGACACCTGCCCGGCCGAGGCGATCAGCTCACTGGTGGAACAGATCAGCGTGGACCCCTATCGCTGTCAGGGTGGTGGGGTCTGTACCACGGTCTGCCCCAGCGGAGCGATCCGCTACCGCTATCCCCAACCGGCAGACACGCTGGAACGGGTGCGCCTGATGCTCAACAGCTATCGCCAGGCGGGTGGCTTTAATCCGGTGCTGGTGATTTACGCGGATGGGGATGGTGAGCCTCCGACTCTTTCCCCCCATATGCTGCCATTGCAGGTGGAGGAGCTGGCCAGTGTCGGGCTGGAGGTGTGGTTAAGTGCGCTGGCCTATGGCGCAGAGTCGGTCCTGCTGATGGAGCGCAACGCCCTGCCGGAGCGGGTTGCCACGGCAGTAAAACAGCAGCTGCTGACTGCGGGGGAGATCCTGGCGGCGCTGGGTTATCCGGCCGATGCCATCCGGCTGCTGGATGGGGCGGACCTGACCGACGGTGACGGGAGCGGCGCAGTGGCCATTGCGCCGGCCAACTACTCTGCCCGTGGCGGCAAGCGACAGGTCGCCTACCTGGCTATTGATCACCTGTATGAGCAGTCACCGGGACAGCGACCCCTGGTGGAGCTGACGGTGGGTGCACCGTTTGGTACCGCTCAGGTGGCGGCGGATGCCTGTACACTCTGCCTGGCCTGTGTCAGTGCCTGTCCAGGTCATGCACTGCTGGCGGGTCAGGAGGAGCCCCAGCTGCGCTTTATCGAGGCCAACTGTCTGCAGTGCGGCATCTGTACCCGCACCTGTCCCGAGGACGCCATCTGGATCACTCCCCGGTTGCTGTTCAACCGGCAAGAGCGCAACCGGGTGCGCCTGCTGCACCGGGAACCCCCCTTCTGCTGCAGCGAATGCGGCAAACCGTTCGCCACCCGCTCGGTGATAGAAAACATGCTGCAGAAGCTGGAGGGACACTGGATGTTCCAGGATGGCAGGGCACGGCACCGGTTGACTCTCTGTGAAGATTGTCGAGTGGTGGATATCGTTCAGGACCCGGAAGCGATGGCCCAGGGTGTAAAGGGCGAAACGCTCCAATAA
- a CDS encoding DUF3305 domain-containing protein gives MSEQGTDYLAELSPTVFSLSVVMQRSPATSPWQRYAWEATGVTASHWTDGVSPAVHLVHQEGELRHYLYSGFRLQLHLDECESYYHNLCSPSPRMFVLARADEEGVPVPFLVTLSFDEANAYQEGDEVVYAVAIPAELYRWCELFVLNQYVPEKRKKRRRTEWHQNQNGSVAS, from the coding sequence ATGTCTGAGCAGGGTACCGATTATCTGGCTGAACTGTCGCCCACGGTTTTTTCCCTGTCGGTGGTGATGCAGCGGTCTCCCGCTACCAGCCCCTGGCAGCGGTACGCCTGGGAAGCGACCGGAGTCACCGCCTCCCACTGGACGGATGGGGTCTCCCCGGCCGTGCACCTGGTGCACCAGGAGGGGGAACTGCGCCACTATCTCTACAGCGGCTTCCGTCTGCAACTCCATCTGGATGAGTGTGAAAGCTATTACCACAATCTCTGTTCCCCTTCGCCGCGGATGTTCGTGTTGGCGCGTGCGGACGAGGAGGGTGTGCCGGTCCCCTTTCTGGTCACCCTCAGTTTTGACGAGGCCAATGCCTACCAGGAGGGTGACGAGGTGGTCTACGCAGTGGCCATTCCGGCGGAGCTGTACCGCTGGTGTGAGCTGTTTGTACTGAACCAGTATGTGCCGGAAAAGCGAAAAAAACGTCGGCGAACCGAGTGGCATCAGAATCAGAACGGGAGCGTGGCGTCATGA
- a CDS encoding DUF3306 domain-containing protein produces MASESERERGVMSRDEKELLDYDQGDGFVSRWSRLKQAAGSSPPEPVTQRAAAQLPAAEPAPEPEPLTDADMPPLESLDESSDYSGFLSEQVSEALRRQALQKLFHLESFNVCDGLDDYADDFTSFTKLGDIITADMRHQMAMAEERLKAALQLESDESGSATAAAQTESTTGQPVTQETISDGQPDPQPGLDQEVVAHHE; encoded by the coding sequence GTGGCATCAGAATCAGAACGGGAGCGTGGCGTCATGAGCCGGGACGAGAAAGAGCTGCTGGATTATGACCAGGGGGATGGTTTTGTGTCGCGCTGGTCGCGTCTGAAACAGGCCGCTGGTTCATCACCCCCTGAGCCGGTGACACAGCGTGCCGCAGCGCAGTTGCCGGCCGCGGAACCGGCGCCGGAGCCGGAACCTCTGACCGATGCGGACATGCCGCCGCTGGAGAGCCTGGATGAGTCATCCGATTACAGCGGTTTCCTGTCGGAACAGGTGAGTGAAGCGTTACGCCGTCAGGCGTTGCAGAAGCTGTTTCACCTGGAGTCCTTCAACGTCTGTGACGGCCTGGATGACTATGCGGACGATTTCACCAGCTTCACCAAACTGGGCGACATTATCACCGCGGATATGCGCCATCAGATGGCCATGGCGGAGGAGCGGCTGAAAGCCGCTCTGCAGTTGGAGTCGGACGAGTCCGGGTCGGCTACTGCGGCCGCCCAGACCGAATCGACCACCGGTCAACCGGTAACTCAGGAGACCATCTCCGACGGGCAACCGGACCCGCAGCCCGGCCTCGATCAGGAGGTGGTAGCGCATCATGAATGA